One Variibacter gotjawalensis genomic window, CCGTCGTCCGCGATGCCGATGATCGCGACGCTATCGGCAATCGCTCCGGTGATACGCACCTCGGAGCGTGCCCACTTGAAAGCATTGTCGAGCAAGTTACCCAGCATCTCGTCGGCATCCTGCGGGTCGCAGCGAACGCTCAGCGTCGGCGCGACATCGATCGTCACGCTCAGATCGCGATCCGCGTGGATGCGTTTCAGCATCCCGGTGAGGTCCGCGATCTTCGGCGCGAGCGGCACTGGCGCGAAGACGCCGCCCGTAATCGCCGCGCTGCGTGCGCGCCGCAGATGATGCTCGACGCGGCGGTTCATCAATGCGAGCAGCCGCTGATTCTCGCCGCCGTCATCGAGCCGTGCTGACAGCGCGGCGAGCGGCGTCTTCAAACCATGCGCGAGATTGGCGACATGCGCGCGGGCACGTGCGAGACGTTCGCGATTCTGCGCGAGTACCGCGTTGAGTTCGCTGACGATACCTTGCACTTCGGCGGGCTGCGGTTCGGGCAGGGCGGTCTCCGCGCCGGTGCGCACGTTTTTGAGCTGACCCGCGAGCCGTCGCAACGGCAAAAGGCCGAGCCACACCTGCAGCACCATCGCGGTGCCGAGCGCGAGCCCGAGACTCGCGAGCGCGATGATAAGCACGCGCCGCGCCTGGCGGAGCGGGCCATCGATCTCCGCGCGCGGCGCGGCGACCAGCAGCGCCACCGTGCCGGCCTCGTCCGGCAGAACGATATCGCGCTGGCGCAGCCGCAGTGGTTCGCCTCCGGGTCCGCGCGGGCCCATCAATCGCGCATCGCCGAGCGAGCGCGATGTAAGAACGCCGCCCGGACCTTCGGCTTGCCAGTACCAGCCGGACAGCACGCGATCATACGGCGCGACGTTGAGATCGCGTTTGAGCTGCGGCGCTTCGTTGGCGTCGAGATTGACCGCACCGGCGAGTGCGAGCAGTTGCGCATCCAGCCGCTGATCGATCTGCCGCTCGACGAACCGCGTCAGAATTCCGTTGATGACGAAACCGGCGACAATCAGCGCGGCGCAGAGAAACACCGCCGCCGCGACGAGCAGGCGGCGATTGAGTGAGCCGCTACGCTTCATCGCAGACGAGCCGATAGCCGAGCCCGCGCGCGGTCTCGATGCGGTCGCTGCCGATCTTGCGGCGCAGCCGCCCGACGATGACTTCGAGCGAATTGGAATCGGCGCCGCCGTCGCCGTCGTAGACGCGTTCGAACAACTCTTCGCGTTTCACGACGACGCCCTTGCGCAGCATCAGGCAGGAGAGGACGCGCAATTCGAGCGCGGTGAGCTTGAGCGGCAAGCCTTCGAACGAAAACGAACCGAGTTGGCTGTCGTAAGCGAGCGCGCCGCATGTCAGCACCGGCGTCGCGTGGCCGGCCGCACGGCGCGCGAGCGCACGCAGCCGCATAATGAGTTCGTCGACACGCACCGGCTTGACGAGATAGTCGTCGGCGCCGGCCTTGAAGCCTTCGACTTTGCTGGTCCAATCGTCGCGCGCGGTGAGCACCAGAACGGGCAGGGCGCGGTTCGCCTTGCGCCATTCGGAGAGGATCGTGAGGCCGTCTTTCTTCGGCAAGCCGAGATCAAGAACCGCCGCATCGTACGTCTCGGTCATGCCGAGATGCGCGCCGTCCTCGCCGTTTTTCGCCGAGTCGACGGCAAAACCTTCGGCGCTTAAGCGCCCGACAATTGCTTCGCGCAGCGACGCGTCATCCTCGACGACGAGAATTTTCACGATTTCGGCCGCCGGATATACGGGATGAGATTGTCGCCTTTGGCTTCAATGAACGCGCCCGTGTCGGCGTTGATCTTCACCTTGATGATCACGTTGTCGCGCGTCAGCAACTTGATCTCGTAGACCCAGATTTTAACGCCATCGTCGTCATCATCGTCGAGATCGACATCGACCACTTGGCCGTCGAAGCGCTCCTGCGCGCGCGCGGCGGCATCCGCCGTCGAAATCCGCGCTTCGGCCGGCGAGAAGGACACCGCAAGCGCCAAGACTCCGGCTACAACTGCGGCGATGAAGACCTTCTGCATCACGCTCCACATAAGCTACACCTAAACCGCCAAGCTGAACCGAACCTGAATCGCTGCGTTCAGTTGGCGTTGGCCACGCCCCGTTATGGTCCGACTATAGACCGATACGGAGGGTTACCCGATGGATTTACGCAGCTTGTCTTTGTCGATACTCGCCAGCGCAGCTTTGGCGGGTTACGCGTATTCGCAGACCCCGGGTCAACCGCCGATTCCGCCAGGAATCCAGGTTGGCCTGACGCAACTCGAGGGCGTCGTCCGCGAAATCTTCGGCAACAAATTCGTCCTCGAAGATGCGACGGGCCGCAAGCTCATCGAGACCGGCCCGCGCGGCTCGGAACTCGCCCGCGTGTCGGTTGGCGATAAGGTGAGCGTGGAGGTCACCCCGCGTGACGGGTTTTTTCATGCAGCCTCGATCACCCTCGCCAATGGTCAGCGTGTTGTTCTGGCTGGTGCTCCTCCGGCTCCTCGCGGCCGCGATGCCGCATATGACGAGCGTGGCGTCTTGGATGCGGTCCAGCGCGCCGGGTTCCGCGATGCGCGCGTCCAGGAAGTGAAGAAAAAGCACGTCGAGGTCGTCGCCGTCGATGCGAGCGGCAAGTCGTGGGAGCTGCACGTCGAATTCGACGGCCGCATCCGCAAGCAGGAAGCGCTGGTCGCAATGAACGACGCCGACGTGAAGGCGCTCATCGAACGCGCCGGCTACACCTACGGCGGATCGATGCGGCCGAAGAAGAAGCACATGGTGGTGACCGCGATCAACTCGCGCGGCGAACGCGTCGAGATCGACGTCCACCGCGACGGCACGATCAAGAAGGAGAAGCGGATCTTCTGATCAAGCTCCCGGCCGGCGTTCGACGAACGCCGAGCCGATCACCGAGTAGACGATATCGCCATGCTGGTTCGTACCAGTGTGGCGAACCGTCAAGAGACCCCAGCCCGGCCGCGATCCCGAGGGACGCGTTTCAAGTGCCTCCGTGTGATACGTGATCGTATCGCCGACATAGACCGGCTTGATCCACTTCAGTTCGCGCACGCCGGGTGACGGCCCCCACTGTGCGATTTTCACGCCGGCCGCTTTCGCTTCCGCCACCATGCGCTTGCGATCCTCGACGAGAAACCGCATGCAGAATGCGGCCGTGTGCCAGCCCGAAGCGCACAGCGCGCCGAAATGCGAATTCTCCGCTTCCTTCTCGTCGACGTGAAAGCGCTGCGGATCGTAAGCTTTCGCGAAGGTCTTGATCTCGTCCGCCGTGAAGGTGTGGCGGCCGGTTTCGCGCTTCGCGCCGATGACGATGTCCTCCAAATAGTACATCACGCGGCTCCCTTCTCGGGGTTCCGCAGCGCCATCATGCTCGGCACCGTCATCGTCATCACGACATCGCCGGCCTGATTGATCATCTCGTAGCTGATGGGAACGAAGCCCATATCGGGACGGCTCTTCGAGACGCGCTTTTCGCCGATCGTCCGCCGCAGCGTGAGGTCATCGCCCGGCCGAACCGGCTTGATCCACTTCACCTCGTCGACACCAGGCGCGCCAAGCGACGCGGAATCGAGCACGAACCAATCGCAGATCATGCGCATGAGCATCGCGCAGGTGCCCCAGCCGGATGCGGCGAGTCCGCCGAGCATCGAGTTGCGGCCGGCCTCTTCGTCGAGATGCATAGGCTGCGGATCGAACTGCGAGGCGAAATCGATGATCTCTTCGCGGGTGACGTGGCGCGGGCCGTAGGTGTCGACACTGCCGGGGATGAAGTCTTCGAAGTAGTATTTGGGCATAGGCGGAACTAAGCGTGGCCCCGCGCGAGCGTCAACTGCGCTGCCCGTAGCCCGGATGAAGCCGCGACGCTCTCGCGTCGCGCGAAATCCGGGATTGCGGCATTCTCGGTCCCGGATTTCGTTCGGCAATGCGCGCGCCGCGCGCCGCCTCACGTCATCCGGGCTACGGTCGCGGCTAATTCGCAAACCGGAAATGCATCACGTCGCCGTCCGCGACGATGTATTCCTTACCCTCGAGCCGCAGCTTGCCGGCATCGCGCGCGCCGGACTCGCCGCCGAGCTTCACGTAATCCGCATACGCGATCGTCTCGGCGCGGATGAAGCCCTTCTCGAAGTCCGTATGGATGACGCCCGCGGCCTGCGGCGCGCGCATGCCCTTGGTGATCGTCCAGGCGCGCGCTTCCTTCGGGCCCACCGTGAAATAGGTGAGGAGCCCGAGGAGATCGTAGCCCGCGCGGATCATGCGATTGAGGCCCGGTTCGGCGAGCCCGAGCGTTTCGAGAAACTCTTTGCGCTCCTCGTTCGGCAGGACCGCAATCTCCGACTCGATCTTCGCCGAAATAACGACGGACTTTGCGCCTTCCGCCTTCGCGCGCTCTTCGACTTTCGCCGACAGCGAATTGCCCTCCGCCGCAGCGCCCTCGTCGACATTGCAGACATAGAGCACCGGCTTCGCGGTCATCAGCGCGAGCGATTGGAACAGCTTTTCGTCTTCCTCGCGGCGTTCGGTCAGACGCGCGGGCTTGCCTTCGCGGAGCAGCGCGAGCGCGGCCTGCACGAGCGGGAGCGATTCTTTCGCTTCCTTGTCGTTGCCGCGAATGCGTTTCTGCAGCGGCTCGATGCGCTTCTCGAGGCTGTCCATATCGGCGAGCATCAGCTCGGTCTCGATCGTCTCGATATCGGCGGTCGGGTCGATCTTTCCTTCGACATGCGTCACGTCGCCGTCTTCGAAGCAGCGCACGACATGCACGATGGCATCGACTTCGCGAATGTTGGCGAGGAACTGATTGCCGAGGCCTTCACCCTTCGATGCGCCGCGCACGAGGCCAGCGATATCGACGAAGGTGAGCCGCGTCGGAATGATCTCGGCCGATTTGCCGAGCACCGCGAGCTGATCGAGACGCGGATCCGGCACCGCGACCTCGCCGACATTTGGCTCGATCGTGCAGAACGGATAATTCGCGGCTTGCGCCGCGGCCGTCTCGGTCAGCGCGTTGAACAAAGTGGATTTGCCGACATTCGGCAGTCCGACGATTCCGGCTTTGAAGCCCATGATGTGTCCGTCTCAGTCTGTCGGTTTGCCCGGTGCCTTCACGTCGCCAAATCCTTTGGCGTCCATCGCGAGGTGCACGCGGTTTTGGAAAGTCGAATCCTGACCCTTAGCCAAGATATTGGCGTTGTCGGCGACGATGTCGATCAGCGTCTCGACCCACGGCCGATCTGCTTTAGCGAAATCGCTCAGCACGTGATGCTGCACCAGCTCCTTCATGCCCGGATGCCCGATGCCGAAGCGCACGCGGCGATAGTCGTTGCCGCAATGCGCCGTTATCGAGCGCAGGCCGTTGTGTCCCGCATTGCCGCCGCCCGTCTTCACGCGAAGCTTGGAGGCCGGCAGATCGATTTCGTCGTAGAAGACGATGATGTCGGCAAGCTCGGTCTTGAAGAAGCGCGCGGCCTCCGCGACGGCGCGGCCCGACTCGTTCATGAATGTCTGTGGCTTCATGAGGAGATGGCGCTCGCCCGCGATTGTGCATTCGGCGGTGTCGGCCTGGAAGCGCTTGCGCCACGGCGAAGCGTTGTGGCGCCGCGCGATCGCGTCCACAGCCATGAAGCCAATGTTGTGACGGTTGCCGGCGTAACGGGCGCCGGGATTGCCGAGCCCGACAAAGAGCACGCCGACCTCTGCTGCGCGTTGAAGTGAAAGAGGCCGATCGTTGGACCGGCCTCTGGAAATTCAGACTTACTTCTTGTCGGCCGGCTTTTTCTCGGCCGGCTTCTTGTCGCCGCCGGCGGCAGGAGCTGCAGCCTTCTTGTCTCCACCCGCAGCACCAGCAGCCGGAGCAGCGCCCGCAGCCGGAGCAGCAGCAGCGTCCGCCGGGCCAGCCGCAGCAGCGGCGGCAGCAGCGCGCTGCTCTTCGATGACGCCGGACGGCGGCACGATGGTGACGAGCGTTGCGTCGCCGGCGAGCAGCGGACGAACGTTGTCCGGCAGTTTGATTTCGCTGAGATGCACCGAGTCCGTGATGTCGAGGTTCGACAGGTCGACTTCGATCGCTTCCGGGATCGCGTCGGCCGGGCAGCGCACGTCAATCGAGTGCGTCACGATGTTGACGGCACCACCGCGCTTCACGCCCGGAGAAACTTCGGCGTTGCGCACGTGAACCGGGATGCTGACGCGAATCTGCGCGCCTTCACCGAGACGCTGGAAGTCGACGTGGATCGGGAAATCCTTGACCGGGTCGAGCTGGTAGTCGCGCGGAATGACGCGATGCTTCTTGCCGTCGATGTCGAGGTCGTAAATCGTGGTCAGGAAGTGACCGGCGAAAATGCGCGACGTCAGCTCTTTGTAGTCGAGCGCAACGTTGAGCGGCTCTTTGTCGTCGCCGTAGATGGTGCCCGGTACCTGACCGGCGCGGCGCACTTCACGGGCGCCGCCTTTGCCGGCGCGCGCACGCGTGCTGGCTTTCATTTCTTTTACGTTCGCCTTAGCCATCGTCAAATCCTCAAGTTCCGGCGCTGGCGAAAAACGCCGCGCTAGGTCGCTGTCCGCAAAATCCCGAAATGCCTCGAAGGAGGCGCCGGAGGCGCCATCAGCGTCACGCCTCAATGAGGCGGCCACCGTTCTTCAGCACGCGGGGCGGCTTATAGCGGCGCAAGCGCGGATTGACAAGGAAATGAGGGGGTAAAATCCACCTAAAGCGGTACCCCGGCTCTCAGTCGTCATGGCCCGGCTTGCCCGGGCCATCCACGACTTATTTCGTGGCAGCCGCCGTTGAAACGTGGATGGCCCGCCTAAAGCGGGCCATGACGGAGTTCTGTCGTTGATTCAGTACCTTAGCCGCCGAGTTTCGCCTCAAGCGCCACAATCCGCGCCTTCAACGCATCGTTTTCCTCGCGGGCAAGGCGCGCCATTTCCTTAAAGGCCTCGAATTCCTCGCGCTGGACCACGTCCATATTGCGCAGAACCCGCTCGGCCTGGGTCTTCACCACGGTCTCGACCTCGCGGCGCACGCCGCTGGCGGCTCCGGCAGCGTCGTTCATCAGGCGCGCCATCTCGTCGAAGAGGCGGTTGCTGGTCTGGGTCATGGCTTATCCCTCATGGTGCCGGAACAACGGCGCGATCCCAAAATAGGTGCTTCGGCCGCCGACACAACGGGTGTGCTTGACTTAACGTGAACGCGCGACCATCCAGGGCGCAGATGCCGCCGCTCCTCATTTCGTTTCCCGAGATCGATCCGGTCCTGATTCAGCTCGGACCGCTGGCGATCCGCTGGTACGCGCTCGCTTATATCGCCGGCATTATGATTGGCTGGTGGTATGCGAAGCGCATCATCCGCTGGCCGCGCGCATGGGCCGGTGCTCCGCCGCCGCTGACGTCGCTCGACTTCGACGATTTCATCCTGTGGGTGACCTTCGGCATCATCCTCGGCGGCCGCATCGGCTACGTTTTCTTCTATGACCCGGCGCATTTCGCCGCCAACCCGATGGCGGCGTTCAAACTGTGGGAAGGCGGCATGTCCTTTCACGGCGGCTATCTCGGCTGCGTCGCTGCCGTTGTCGGTTTCTCGCTCTGGCGCAATCTGCCGATGCTCACGCTCGGCGACATCACCTGCGCGGTCGGGCCGATCGGTCTGTTCTTCGGCCGCATCGCGAACTTCATCAACGGCGAATTGTGGGGCCGTCCGACCGACGTCGCGTGGGCGATGATCTTCCCGCATGCCGGGCCGCTGCCGCGTCACCCGAGCCAGCTTTACGAAGCCGCGCTCGAAGGCGCGCTGCTCTTCGTCGTGCTGTTTCTTTGCGTGCGCGCCGGCGCGCTGCGCCGTCCGGGCTTGATCCTCGGTCTCTTCACGATGGGCTACGCGGTGACGCGCAGCTTCTGCGAGCTCTTCCGCGAACCGGATGCGCAGATCGGGTACCTCTGGGGCGGCATGACGCGCGGCATGCAATTGTCGTTCGCGATGTTCGCGATCGGTGTCGTCTTCACGCTCATTGCGCTGTTGCGCAAACCGCCGCTGAACGCGGCGGCAAAATCATGAGCGCCGCCCGCGATGCCTTGCGCCATATGATCGAAGCCGATGGTCCGCTCACAATCGCGGACTATATGGCGTTCTGTCTCACCGATCCGCAGCACGGCTACTATATGCGGCGCGATCCGTTCGGCCAGAAGGGTGATTTCACCACCGCGCCGGAAATCAGCCAGATGTTCGGCGAGCTCGTTGGACTCTGGGCCGCAAGCGTTTGGCTCGAAAGCGGCAGCACGCAGCCGCTCTGCATCGCTGAGCTGGGCCCCGGCCGCGGCACGCTGATGGCGGACGCGCTGCGCGCGATCGCGCAGGTACCGGTGCTCAACACGGTGCCGCCATCTGTGCATCTCGTCGAGGCGAGCCCGTTTCTGCGCAAGCATCAAGGCAAGTCGCTCGCGAAAACGTCCGCCGAGATCCATTGGCACGACGACATCGCCTCGCTGCCCGACACGCCGATGATCGTCATCGCGAACGAATTCTTCGACGCGCTGCCGATCCGCCAAGCCATGAAAGTCGAGAGCGGCTGGCACGAGCGCTGCGTCGGCCTCGACGACAAGGGCGAGTTGATTTTCGGGCTCGCGCCGCATGCTCTCAACATGGCGCTTCCGCCTTGGCTCGAACTCTCCGAACTCGGCGACACGTTCGAGTGGCGCGACCGCCGCGCCATCGAAGAGATCGCGCAGCTCATCGCATCGCGCGGCGGTGCGATGCTCGCGATCGACTACGGCCATCGCCGCTCCGGCTACGGCGATACGCTGCAAGCGGTGCAGAAACACACCTTCGTCAATGCGCTCGCTTCGCCGGGCGATGCCGACATCACGGCGCATGTCGACTTCGAGGCACTCGCCCGTGCCGCGGTGCGCAAGGGCGCGTCCGTCTTCGGCGCGATCGAGCAGGGCACCTTTCTCGAACGCCTCGGCATCACGCAGCGCGCCGAGCGTCTTCAAAAAACGGCGCCGAAATCCGCCGCCGCGGTTGCGGCAGCGTTGAGCCGCCTCACCGGTCGCGGCGAGGGCCAGATGGGCGGACTGTTCAAGGTGATGGCGCTGGCCGGTCCCACCGCAGTTGCGCTACCAGGGTTCGAGCCTGCGGATCGATTCGAAGGATGACCATGCAGACCGTCAAAGCCTCGTCGCTCGATGCCTTGCCGAATATCCGCCACGCCTTCTTCACGCGCGACGGCGGCGTCTCGACCGGTCTTTACCAGAGCCTCAATGCGGGTCTCGGCTCGCAGGACGATCTCGCTCAGGTCCTTGAAAATCGCCGGCGGATGGCGGCCGAGCTCGGCGTCGCGCCGGAGAATTTCGTCAGCTGCTACCAAATCCATTCGCCGGACGTGATCGTCGTCGACGAGCCCTGGACGCGCGAGAGCGCGCCGAAAGCCGATGCGCTCGTCACCAAGCGTCCGGGCATCGCCATCGGCGTTGCAACTGCAGATTGTGGCCCGATCCTCTTCGCCGATAGCGAAGCCGGCGTCGTCGGCGCCGCTCATTCGGGCTGGAAAGGCGCTGTCACGGGCGTTGCCGAGGCGACAC contains:
- a CDS encoding sensor histidine kinase; its protein translation is MKRSGSLNRRLLVAAAVFLCAALIVAGFVINGILTRFVERQIDQRLDAQLLALAGAVNLDANEAPQLKRDLNVAPYDRVLSGWYWQAEGPGGVLTSRSLGDARLMGPRGPGGEPLRLRQRDIVLPDEAGTVALLVAAPRAEIDGPLRQARRVLIIALASLGLALGTAMVLQVWLGLLPLRRLAGQLKNVRTGAETALPEPQPAEVQGIVSELNAVLAQNRERLARARAHVANLAHGLKTPLAALSARLDDGGENQRLLALMNRRVEHHLRRARSAAITGGVFAPVPLAPKIADLTGMLKRIHADRDLSVTIDVAPTLSVRCDPQDADEMLGNLLDNAFKWARSEVRITGAIADSVAIIGIADDGPGLSSDDAERALQRGERLDETVAGTGFGLPITQEIAALYGGTLVLEKSRSGGLDARLTLPV
- a CDS encoding response regulator; the encoded protein is MKILVVEDDASLREAIVGRLSAEGFAVDSAKNGEDGAHLGMTETYDAAVLDLGLPKKDGLTILSEWRKANRALPVLVLTARDDWTSKVEGFKAGADDYLVKPVRVDELIMRLRALARRAAGHATPVLTCGALAYDSQLGSFSFEGLPLKLTALELRVLSCLMLRKGVVVKREELFERVYDGDGGADSNSLEVIVGRLRRKIGSDRIETARGLGYRLVCDEA
- a CDS encoding PepSY domain-containing protein, whose product is MQKVFIAAVVAGVLALAVSFSPAEARISTADAAARAQERFDGQVVDVDLDDDDDDGVKIWVYEIKLLTRDNVIIKVKINADTGAFIEAKGDNLIPYIRRPKS
- a CDS encoding DNA-binding protein produces the protein MDLRSLSLSILASAALAGYAYSQTPGQPPIPPGIQVGLTQLEGVVREIFGNKFVLEDATGRKLIETGPRGSELARVSVGDKVSVEVTPRDGFFHAASITLANGQRVVLAGAPPAPRGRDAAYDERGVLDAVQRAGFRDARVQEVKKKHVEVVAVDASGKSWELHVEFDGRIRKQEALVAMNDADVKALIERAGYTYGGSMRPKKKHMVVTAINSRGERVEIDVHRDGTIKKEKRIF
- a CDS encoding MaoC family dehydratase yields the protein MYYLEDIVIGAKRETGRHTFTADEIKTFAKAYDPQRFHVDEKEAENSHFGALCASGWHTAAFCMRFLVEDRKRMVAEAKAAGVKIAQWGPSPGVRELKWIKPVYVGDTITYHTEALETRPSGSRPGWGLLTVRHTGTNQHGDIVYSVIGSAFVERRPGA
- a CDS encoding MaoC family dehydratase, which produces MPKYYFEDFIPGSVDTYGPRHVTREEIIDFASQFDPQPMHLDEEAGRNSMLGGLAASGWGTCAMLMRMICDWFVLDSASLGAPGVDEVKWIKPVRPGDDLTLRRTIGEKRVSKSRPDMGFVPISYEMINQAGDVVMTMTVPSMMALRNPEKGAA
- the ychF gene encoding redox-regulated ATPase YchF; this encodes MGFKAGIVGLPNVGKSTLFNALTETAAAQAANYPFCTIEPNVGEVAVPDPRLDQLAVLGKSAEIIPTRLTFVDIAGLVRGASKGEGLGNQFLANIREVDAIVHVVRCFEDGDVTHVEGKIDPTADIETIETELMLADMDSLEKRIEPLQKRIRGNDKEAKESLPLVQAALALLREGKPARLTERREEDEKLFQSLALMTAKPVLYVCNVDEGAAAEGNSLSAKVEERAKAEGAKSVVISAKIESEIAVLPNEERKEFLETLGLAEPGLNRMIRAGYDLLGLLTYFTVGPKEARAWTITKGMRAPQAAGVIHTDFEKGFIRAETIAYADYVKLGGESGARDAGKLRLEGKEYIVADGDVMHFRFAN
- the pth gene encoding aminoacyl-tRNA hydrolase; the encoded protein is MLFVGLGNPGARYAGNRHNIGFMAVDAIARRHNASPWRKRFQADTAECTIAGERHLLMKPQTFMNESGRAVAEAARFFKTELADIIVFYDEIDLPASKLRVKTGGGNAGHNGLRSITAHCGNDYRRVRFGIGHPGMKELVQHHVLSDFAKADRPWVETLIDIVADNANILAKGQDSTFQNRVHLAMDAKGFGDVKAPGKPTD
- a CDS encoding 50S ribosomal protein L25/general stress protein Ctc is translated as MAKANVKEMKASTRARAGKGGAREVRRAGQVPGTIYGDDKEPLNVALDYKELTSRIFAGHFLTTIYDLDIDGKKHRVIPRDYQLDPVKDFPIHVDFQRLGEGAQIRVSIPVHVRNAEVSPGVKRGGAVNIVTHSIDVRCPADAIPEAIEVDLSNLDITDSVHLSEIKLPDNVRPLLAGDATLVTIVPPSGVIEEQRAAAAAAAAGPADAAAAPAAGAAPAAGAAGGDKKAAAPAAGGDKKPAEKKPADKK
- a CDS encoding accessory factor UbiK family protein, with the protein product MTQTSNRLFDEMARLMNDAAGAASGVRREVETVVKTQAERVLRNMDVVQREEFEAFKEMARLAREENDALKARIVALEAKLGG
- the lgt gene encoding prolipoprotein diacylglyceryl transferase; translated protein: MPPLLISFPEIDPVLIQLGPLAIRWYALAYIAGIMIGWWYAKRIIRWPRAWAGAPPPLTSLDFDDFILWVTFGIILGGRIGYVFFYDPAHFAANPMAAFKLWEGGMSFHGGYLGCVAAVVGFSLWRNLPMLTLGDITCAVGPIGLFFGRIANFINGELWGRPTDVAWAMIFPHAGPLPRHPSQLYEAALEGALLFVVLFLCVRAGALRRPGLILGLFTMGYAVTRSFCELFREPDAQIGYLWGGMTRGMQLSFAMFAIGVVFTLIALLRKPPLNAAAKS
- a CDS encoding class I SAM-dependent methyltransferase, coding for MSAARDALRHMIEADGPLTIADYMAFCLTDPQHGYYMRRDPFGQKGDFTTAPEISQMFGELVGLWAASVWLESGSTQPLCIAELGPGRGTLMADALRAIAQVPVLNTVPPSVHLVEASPFLRKHQGKSLAKTSAEIHWHDDIASLPDTPMIVIANEFFDALPIRQAMKVESGWHERCVGLDDKGELIFGLAPHALNMALPPWLELSELGDTFEWRDRRAIEEIAQLIASRGGAMLAIDYGHRRSGYGDTLQAVQKHTFVNALASPGDADITAHVDFEALARAAVRKGASVFGAIEQGTFLERLGITQRAERLQKTAPKSAAAVAAALSRLTGRGEGQMGGLFKVMALAGPTAVALPGFEPADRFEG
- the pgeF gene encoding peptidoglycan editing factor PgeF — translated: MQTVKASSLDALPNIRHAFFTRDGGVSTGLYQSLNAGLGSQDDLAQVLENRRRMAAELGVAPENFVSCYQIHSPDVIVVDEPWTRESAPKADALVTKRPGIAIGVATADCGPILFADSEAGVVGAAHSGWKGAVTGVAEATLAAMEKLGADRARIRVALGPMIRQPNYEVGPEFVTRLGDEGPPFLRPSARDGHMMFDLPGYIRMRLKRAGIAQVEDTGLCTYAEPERFFSYRRSTHRQEPDYGRHINAIALAG